One genomic segment of Nothobranchius furzeri strain GRZ-AD chromosome 10, NfurGRZ-RIMD1, whole genome shotgun sequence includes these proteins:
- the LOC139072054 gene encoding mucin-2-like produces the protein MACTDDKCETTTEKKCGSETMCVIASIQATSSGTTENKIYKDCAPSILCQKPGIQLFSANLGFSSVRASVKCCNNDNCNSQNLPMPGSQSSNKLRCIVCDPKTSTYNSTVSCLGEENSCLTATVKHGYTTYPVCGCVTENTCVAAKVLQSLPFMEQVGNITSGPGCCGQSECNQQKTTEAPISTSEKRATSTAAPTTEELNSRSKAPDTTIEERATVSKVPVTEKVSPKTPRPTTTTKEEATTTEVPEISTDAPATTIDTPTTTREPRTTTKAPTTTDKPITEILSSTTTPEVPPPKTKEHASTTSAQTTIQEATTATRTTTNTTEVLKTATEASTIRTTASATTTDAQTTTEEATTTSTTPITATEKPSTTTDAPTSTTEPATTTKGPKTTTDAPATKIDTPTTTREPRTTTKAPTTTDKPITEILSSTTTPEVTTPKTKEPASTTSAQTTIQEATTVTLTTTITTDVPKTTTEASTTRTPAPATTTDAQITTEEATTTTTTPITATEKPSTTTDAPTSITEPATTTKGPKTTTDAPATTTITPSTTGEPSTTTKVPTTTDKPITEILSSTTTPEVPPPKTKEPASTTSAQTTIQEATTATRTTTNTTEVLKTTTEASTTRTTAPATTTVTPTTTGEPSTTTKAPTTTERPISEIQRSTTTPEVPTPKTKEPASTTSAQSTIQEATTTTRTTNTTTETTPSTTKRLITTKFATATTTLRPTTEHRGGSLHCMACTDDKCETTTEKKCGSETMCVIASIQATSSGTTENKIYKDCAPSILCQKPGIQLFSANLGFSSVRASVKCCNNDNCNSQNLPMPGSQSSNKLRCIVCDPKTSTYNSTVSCLGEENSCLTATVKHGYTTYPVCGCVTENTCVAAKVLQSLPFMEQVGNITSGPGCCGQSECNQQKTTEAPISTSEKRATSTAAPTTEELTSRSKAPDTTIDTPTTTREPRTTTKAPTTTDKPITEILSSTTTPEVPPPKTKEHASTTSAQTTIQEATTATRTTTNTTEVLKTATEASTIRTTASATTTDAQRTTEEATTTSTTPITATEKPSTTTDAPTSTTEPATTTKGPKTTTDAPATKIDTPRTTREPRTTTKAPTTTDKPITEILSSTTTPEVPPPKTKEHASTTSAQTTIQEATTATRTTTNTTEVLKTATEASTIRTTASATTTDAQRTTEEATTTSTTPITATEKPSTTTDAPTSTTEPATTTKGPKTTTDAPATKIDTPTTTRESRTTTKAPTTTDKPITEILSSTTTPEVTTPKTKEPASTTSAQTTIQEATTVTLTTTITTDVPKTTTEASTTRTPAPATTTDAQITTEEATTTTTTPITATEKPSTTTDAPTSITEPATTTKGPKTTTDAPATTTITPSTTGEPSTTTKVPTTTDKPITDILSSTTTPEVPPPKTKEPASTTSAQTTIQEATTATRTTTNTTEVLKTTTEASTTRTTAPATTTVTPTTTGEPSTTTKAPTTTERPISEIQRSTTTPEVPTPKTKEPASTTSAQSTIQEATTTTRTTNTTTETTPSTTKRLITTKFAAATTTLRPTTEHRGGSLHCMACTDDKCETTTEKKCGSETMCVIASIQATSSGTTENKIYKDCAPSILCQKPGIQLFSANLGFSSVRASVKCCNNDNCNSQNLPMPGSQSSNKLRCIVCDPKTSTYNSTVSCLGEENSCLTATVKHGYTIYPVCGCVTENTCVAAKVLQSLPFMEKVGNITSGPGCCGQSECNQQKTTEAPISTSEKRATSTAAPTTEELNSRSKAPDTTIEERATVSKVPVTEKVSPKTPRPTTTTKEEATTTEVPEISTDAPATTIDTPTTTREPRTTTKAPTTTDKPITEILSSTTTPEVPPPKTKEHASTTSAQTTIQEATTATRTTTNTTEVLKTATEASTIRTTASATTTDAQTTTEEATTTSTTPITATEKPSTTTDAPTSTTEPATTTKGPKTTTDAPATKIDTPTTTREPRTTTKAPTTTDKPITEILSSTTTPEVTTPKTKEPASTTSAQTTIQEATTVTLTTTITTDVPKTTTEASTTRTPAPATTTDAQITTEEATTTTTTPITATEKPSTTTDAPTSITEPATTTKGPKTTTDAPATTTITPSTTGEPSTTTKVPTTTDKPITEILRSTTTPEVPPPKTKEPASTTSAQTTIQEATTATRTTTNTTEVLKTTTEASTTRTTAPATTTVTPTTTGEHSTTTKAPTTTERPISEIQRSTTTPEVPTPKTKEPASTTSAQSTIQEATTTTRTTNTTTETTPSTTKRLITTKFATATTTLRPTTEHRGGSLHCMACTDDKCETTTEKKCGSETMCVIASIQATSSGTTENKIYKDCAPSILCQKPGIQLFSANLGFSSVRASVKCCNNDNCNSQNLPMPGSQSSNKLRCIVCDPKTSTYNSTVSCLGEENSCLTATVKHGYTTYPVCGCVTENTCVAAKVLQSLPFMEQVGNITSGPGCCGQSECNQQKTTEAPISTSEKRATSTAAPTTEELNSRSKAPDTTIEERATVSKVPVTEKVSPKTPRPTTATKEEATTTEVPEISTDAPATTIDTPTTTREPRTTTKAPTTTDKPITEILSSTTTPEVPPPKTKEPASTTSAQTTIQEATTATRTTTNTTEVLKTTTEASTTRTTASATTTDAQTTTEEATTTSTTPITATEKPSTTTDAPTSTTEPATTTKGPKTTTDAPATKIDTPTTTREPRTTTKAPTTTDKPITEILSSTTTPEVTTPKTKEPASTTSAQTTIQEATTATLTTTNTTEVLKTTTEASTTRTTAPATTTVTPTTTGEPSTTTKAPTTTERPVSEIQRSTTTPEVPTPKTKEPASTTSAQSTIQEATTTTRTKNTTTETTPSTTKRLITTKFATATTTLRPTTEHRGGSLHCMACTDDKCETTTEKKCGSETMCVIASIQATSSGTTENKIYKDCAPSILCQKPGIQLFSANLGFSSVRASVKCCNNDNCNSQNLPMPGSQSSNKLRCIVCDPKTSTYNSTVSCLGEENSCLTATVKHGYTTYPVCGCVTENTCVAAKVLQSLPFMEQVGNITSGPGCCGQSECNQQKTTEAPISTSEKRATSTAAPTTEELTRRSKAPDTTIEERATVSKVPVTEKVSPKTPRSTMTTKEEATTTEVPEISTDAPATTIDTPTTTREPRTTTKAPTTTDNPITEILSSTTTPEVPPPKTKEHASTTSAQTTIQEATTATRTTTNTTEVLKTATEASTIRTTASATTTDAQTTTEEATTTSTTPITATEKPSTTTDAPTSTTEPATTTKGPKTTTDAPATKIDTPTTTREPRTTTKAPTTTDKPITEILSSTTTPEVTTPKTKEPASTTSAQTTIQEATTVTLTTTITTDVPKTTTEASTTRTPAPATTTDAQITTEEATTTTTTPITATEKPSTTTDAPTSITEPATTTKGPKTTTDAPATTTITPSTTGEPSTTTKVPTTTDKPITEILSSTTTPEIPPPKTKEPASTTSAQTTIQEATTATRTTTNTTEVLKTTTEASTTRTTAPATTTVTPTTTGEPSTTTKAPTTTERPISEIQRSTTTPEVPTPKTKEPASTTSAQSTIQEATTTTRTTNTTTETTPSTTKRLITTKFATATTTLRPTTEHRGGSLHCMACTDDKCETTTEKKCGSETMCVIASIQATSSGTTENKIYKDCAPSILCQKPGIQLFSANLGFSSVRASVKCCNNDNCNSQNLPMPGSQSSNKLRCIVCDPKTSTYNSTVSCLGEENSCLTATVKHGYTTYPVCGCVTENTCVAAKVLQSLPFMEQVGNITSGPGCCGQSECNQQKTTEAPISTSEKRATSTAAPTTEELNSRSKAPDTTIEERATVSKVPVTEKFNNHTRSSTTKNKRTCLNYQCTDNNSGSNHCDSNNQYN, from the exons TGAAACACGGATACACAACTTACCCAGTGTGTGGCTGTGTAACTGAAAATACATGTGTAGCAGCTAAAGTCCTGCAAAGTCTACCATTCATGGAACAAGTTGGGAACATCACCAGTGGACCAGGTTGTTGTGGACAAAGTGAGTGTAACCAGCAAAAAACGACTGAAGCACCAATTTCAACAAGTGAAaaacgagccacttcaactgctgcACCAACAACTGAAGAACTTAACAGCAGAAGTAAAGCACCAGACACCACAATTGAAGAGAGAGCAACAGTCTCTAAAGTACCAGTAACTGAAAAGGTAAGCCCCAAAACTCCTAGACCAACAACGACAACTAAGGAAGAAGCCACCACAACTGAAGTGCCAGAAATAAGCACTgatgcaccagccactacaatTGATACACCAACAACTACCAGAGAACCTAGAACAACAACGAAAGCACCAACCACCACGGATAAACCAATAACCGAAATTCTAAGTTCAACAACCACACCAGAAGTTCCACCACCAAAAACAAAAGAACATGCCTCAACTACCAGTGCACAGAcaacaattcaggaagcaaccacTGCAACTCGAACAACAACCAATACAACTGAAGTGCTAAAAACAGCAACTGAAGCATCAACCATAAGAACCACTGCATCAGCCACTACAACTGATGCACAAACAACAACTGAAGAAGCAACCACCACCTCTACAACACCAATCACTGCAACTGAAAAACCTTCCACAACAACTGACGCACCCACCTCAACCACTGAACCAGCAACGACAACTAAAGGGCCAAAAACAACCACAGATGCACCAGCCACTAAAATCGATACACCAACAACTACCAGAGAACCTAGAACAACAACGAAAGCACCAACCACCACTGATAAACCAATAACCGAAATTCTAAGTTCAACCACCACACCAGAAGTTACAACACCAAAAACTAAAGAGCCAGCCTCAACAACCAGTGCACAGAcaacaattcaggaagcaaccacCGTGACTTTAACAACAACCATTACAACTGATGTGCCAAAAACAACAACTGAAGCATCAACCACAAGAACCCctgcaccagccactacaactgatgcacaaataacaactgaagaagcaaccaccaccaccacaacaccAATCACTGCAACTGAAAAACCTTCCACAACAACTGACGCACCCACCTCAATCACTGAACCAGCAACAACAACTAAAGGGCCAAAAACAACCACAgatgcaccagccactacaaccatTACACCATCAACTACCGGAGAACCTAGCACCACAACGAAAGTACCAACCACCACGGATAAACCAATAACCGAAATTCTAAGTTCAACAACCACACCAGAAGTTCCACCACCAAAAACAAAAGAACCTGCCTCAACTACCAGTGCACAGAcaacaattcaggaagcaaccacTGCGACTCGAACAACAACCAATACAACTGAAGTGCTAAAAACAACAACTGAAGCATCAACCACAAGAACCActgcaccagccactacaaccGTTACACCAACAACTACCGGAGAACCTAGCACCACAACTAAAGCACCAACCACCACTGAACGACCAATAAGTGAAATTCAAAGGTCTACCACCACACCAGAGGTTCCAACACCAAAAACTAAAGAACCAGCCTCAACAACCAGTGCACAGTcaacaattcaggaagcaaccacCACAACTAGAACAACAAACACCACAACTGAAACAACTCCGTCAACAACTAAAAGACTAATTACAACAAAATTTGCAACAGCTACCACCACATTACGACCTACAACAGAACACAGAG GTGGCTCTTTGCATTGTATGGCCTGCACAGATGACAAGTGTGAAACCACAACAGAAAAGAAATGTGGCTCAGAGACAATGTGTGTTATTGCTTCCATTCAAG CCACTTCATCAGGAACTACAGAAAACAAAATCTACAAAGATTGTGCACCATCCATCCTGTGTCAAAAGCCAGGCATTCAGCTATTTTCAGCCAACTTGGGTTTTTCAAGCGTACGTGCATCTGTAAAATGCTGCAACAATGACAACTGCAACTCACAAAATCTTCCCA tGCCTGGATCTCAGTCATCCAACAAACTGCGATGTATCGTTTGTGACCCCAAAACTTCCACATATAACTCAACTGTTTCATGTTTAGGAGAGGAAAACAGCTGCTTGACAGCCACAG TGAAACACGGATACACAACTTACCCAGTGTGTGGCTGTGTAACTGAAAATACATGTGTAGCAGCTAAAGTCCTGCAAAGTCTACCATTCATGGAACAAGTTGGGAACATCACCAGTGGACCAGGTTGTTGTGGACAAAGTGAGTGTAACCAGCAAAAAACGACTGAAGCACCAATTTCAACAAGTGAAaaacgagccacttcaactgctgcACCAACAACTGAAGAACTTACCAGCAGAAGTAAAGCACCAGACACCACAATTGATACACCAACAACTACCAGAGAACCTAGAACAACAACGAAAGCACCAACCACCACGGATAAACCAATAACCGAAATTCTAAGTTCAACAACCACACCAGAAGTTCCACCACCAAAAACAAAAGAACATGCCTCAACTACCAGTGCACAGAcaacaattcaggaagcaaccacTGCAACTCGAACAACAACCAATACAACTGAAGTGCTAAAAACAGCAACTGAAGCATCAACCATAAGAACCACTGCATCAGCCACTACAACTGATGCACAAAGAACAACTGAAGAAGCAACCACCACCTCTACAACACCAATCACTGCAACTGAAAAACCTTCCACAACAACTGACGCACCCACCTCAACCACTGAACCAGCAACGACAACTAAAGGGCCAAAAACAACCACAGATGCACCAGCCACTAAAATCGATACACCAAGAACTACCAGAGAACCTAGAACAACAACGAAAGCACCAACCACCACTGATAAACCAATAACCGAAATTCTAAGTTCAACAACCACACCAGAAGTTCCACCACCAAAAACAAAAGAACATGCCTCAACTACCAGTGCACAGAcaacaattcaggaagcaaccacTGCAACTCGAACAACAACCAATACAACTGAAGTGCTAAAAACAGCAACTGAAGCATCAACCATAAGAACCACTGCATCAGCCACTACAACTGATGCACAAAGAACAACTGAAGAAGCAACCACCACCTCTACAACACCAATCACTGCAACTGAAAAACCTTCCACAACAACTGACGCACCCACCTCAACCACTGAACCAGCAACGACAACTAAAGGGCCAAAAACAACCACAGATGCACCAGCCACTAAAATCGATACACCAACAACTACCAGAGAATCTAGAACAACAACGAAAGCACCAACCACCACTGATAAACCAATAACCGAAATTCTAAGTTCAACCACCACACCAGAAGTTACAACACCAAAAACTAAAGAGCCAGCCTCAACAACCAGTGCACAGAcaacaattcaggaagcaaccacCGTGACTTTAACAACAACCATTACAACTGATGTGCCAAAAACAACAACTGAAGCATCAACCACAAGAACCCctgcaccagccactacaactgatgcacaaataacaactgaagaagcaaccaccaccaccacaacaccAATCACTGCAACTGAAAAACCTTCCACAACAACTGACGCACCCACCTCAATCACTGAACCAGCAACAACAACTAAAGGGCCAAAAACAACCACAgatgcaccagccactacaaccatTACACCATCAACTACCGGAGAACCTAGCACCACAACGAAAGTACCAACCACCACGGATAAACCAATAACCGATATTCTAAGTTCAACAACCACACCAGAAGTTCCACCACCAAAAACAAAAGAACCTGCCTCAACTACCAGTGCACAGAcaacaattcaggaagcaaccacTGCGACTCGAACAACAACCAATACAACTGAAGTGCTAAAAACAACAACTGAAGCATCAACCACAAGAACCActgcaccagccactacaaccGTTACACCAACAACTACCGGAGAACCTAGCACCACAACTAAAGCACCAACCACCACTGAACGACCAATAAGTGAAATTCAAAGGTCTACCACTACACCAGAGGTTCCAACACCAAAAACTAAAGAACCAGCCTCAACAACCAGTGCACAGTcaacaattcaggaagcaaccacCACAACTAGAACAACAAACACCACAACTGAAACAACTCCGTCAACAACTAAAAGACTAATTACAACAAAATTTGCAGCAGCTACCACCACATTACGACCTACAACAGAACACAGAG GTGGCTCTTTGCATTGTATGGCCTGCACAGATGACAAGTGTGAAACCACAACAGAAAAGAAATGTGGCTCAGAGACAATGTGTGTTATTGCTTCCATTCAAG CCACTTCATCAGGTACTACAGAAAACAAAATCTACAAAGATTGTGCACCATCCATCCTGTGTCAAAAGCCAGGCATTCAGCTATTTTCAGCCAACTTGGGTTTTTCAAGCGTACGTGCATCTGTAAAATGCTGCAACAATGACAACTGCAACTCACAAAATCTTCCCA tGCCTGGATCTCAGTCATCCAACAAACTGCGGTGTATCGTTTGTGACCCCAAAACTTCCACATATAACTCAACTGTTTCATGTTTAGGAGAGGAAAACAGCTGCTTGACAGCCACAG TGAAACACGGATACACAATTTACCCAGTGTGTGGCTGTGTAACTGAAAATACATGTGTAGCAGCTAAAGTCCTGCAAAGTCTACCATTCATGGAAAAAGTTGGGAACATCACCAGTGGACCAGGTTGTTGTGGACAAAGTGAGTGTAACCAGCAAAAAACGACTGAAGCACCAATTTCAACAAGTGAAaaacgagccacttcaactgctgcACCAACAACTGAAGAACTTAACAGCAGAAGTAAAGCACCAGACACCACAATTGAAGAGAGAGCAACAGTCTCTAAAGTACCAGTAACTGAAAAGGTAAGCCCCAAAACTCCTAGACCAACAACGACAACTAAGGAAGAAGCCACCACAACTGAAGTGCCAGAAATAAGCACTgatgcaccagccactacaatTGATACACCAACAACTACCAGAGAACCTAGAACAACAACGAAAGCACCAACCACCACGGATAAACCAATAACCGAAATTCTAAGTTCAACAACCACACCAGAAGTTCCACCACCAAAAACAAAAGAACATGCCTCAACTACCAGTGCACAGAcaacaattcaggaagcaaccacTGCAACTCGAACAACAACCAATACAACTGAAGTGCTAAAAACAGCAACTGAAGCATCAACCATAAGAACCACTGCATCAGCCACTACAACTGATGCACAAACAACAACTGAAGAAGCAACCACCACCTCTACAACACCAATCACTGCAACTGAAAAACCTTCCACAACAACTGACGCACCCACCTCAACCACTGAACCAGCAACGACAACTAAAGGGCCAAAAACAACCACAGATGCACCAGCCACTAAAATCGATACACCAACAACTACCAGAGAACCTAGAACAACAACGAAAGCACCAACCACCACTGATAAACCAATAACCGAAATTCTAAGTTCAACCACCACACCAGAAGTTACAACACCAAAAACTAAAGAGCCAGCCTCAACAACCAGTGCACAGAcaacaattcaggaagcaaccacCGTGACTTTAACAACAACCATTACAACTGATGTGCCAAAAACAACAACTGAAGCATCAACCACAAGAACCCctgcaccagccactacaactgatgcacaaataacaactgaagaagcaaccaccaccaccacaacaccAATCACTGCAACTGAAAAACCTTCCACAACAACTGACGCACCCACCTCAATCACTGAACCAGCAACAACAACTAAAGGGCCAAAAACAACCACAgatgcaccagccactacaaccatTACACCATCAACTACCGGAGAACCTAGCACCACAACGAAAGTACCAACCACCACGGATAAACCAATAACCGAAATTCTACGTTCAACAACCACACCAGAAGTTCCACCACCAAAAACAAAAGAACCTGCCTCAACTACCAGTGCACAGAcaacaattcaggaagcaaccacTGCGACTCGAACAACAACAAATACAACTGAAGTGCTAAAAACAACAACTGAAGCATCAACCACAAGAACCActgcaccagccactacaaccGTTACACCAACAACTACCGGAGAACATAGCACCACAACTAAAGCACCAACCACCACTGAACGACCAATAAGTGAAATTCAAAGGTCTACCACCACACCAGAGGTTCCAACACCAAAAACTAAAGAACCAGCCTCAACAACCAGTGCACAGTcaacaattcaggaagcaaccacCACAACTAGAACAACAAACACCACAACTGAAACAACTCCGTCAACAACTAAAAGACTAATTACAACAAAATTTGCAACAGCTACCACCACATTACGACCTACAACAGAACACAGAG GTGGCTCTTTGCATTGTATGGCCTGCACAGATGACAAGTGTGAAACCACAACAGAAAAGAAATGTGGCTCAGAGACAATGTGTGTTATTGCTTCCATTCAAG CCACTTCATCAGGAACTACAGAAAACAAAATCTACAAAGATTGTGCACCATCCATCCTGTGTCAAAAGCCAGGCATTCAGCTATTTTCAGCCAACTTGGGTTTTTCAAGCGTACGTGCATCTGTAAAATGCTGCAACAATGACAACTGCAACTCACAAAATCTTCCCA TGCCTGGATCTCAGTCATCCAACAAACTGCGGTGTATCGTTTGTGACCCCAAAACTTCCACATATAACTCAACTGTTTCATGTTTAGGAGAGGAAAACAGCTGCTTGACAGCCACAG TGAAACACGGATACACAACTTACCCAGTGTGTGGCTGTGTAACTGAAAATACATGTGTAGCAGCTAAAGTCCTGCAAAGTCTACCATTCATGGAACAAGTTGGGAACATCACCAGTGGACCAGGTTGTTGTGGACAAAGTGAGTGTAACCAGCAAAAAACGACTGAAGCACCAATTTCAACAAGTGAAaaacgagccacttcaactgctgcACCAACAACTGAAGAACTTAACAGCAGAAGTAAAGCACCAGACACCACAATTGAAGAGAGAGCAACAGTCTCTAAAGTACCAGTAACTGAAAAGGTAAGCCCCAAAACTCCTAGACCAACAACGGCAACTAAGGAAGAAGCCACCACAACTGAAGTGCCAGAAATAAGCACTgatgcaccagccactacaatTGATACACCAACAACTACCAGAGAACCTAGAACAACAACGAAAGCACCAACCACCACGGATAAACCAATAACCGAAATTCTAAGTTCAACAACCACACCAGAAGTTCCACCACCAAAAACAAAAGAACCTGCCTCAACTACCAGTGCACAGAcaacaattcaggaagcaaccacTGCGACTCGAACAACAACCAATACAACTGAAGTGCTAAAAACAACAACTGAAGCATCAACCACAAGAACCACTGCATCAGCCACTACAACTGATGCACAAACAACAACTGAAGAAGCAACCACCACCTCTACAACACCAATCACTGCAACTGAAAAACCTTCCACAACAACTGACGCACCCACCTCAACCACTGAACCAGCAACGACAACTAAAGGGCCAAAAACAACCACAGATGCACCAGCCACTAAAATCGATACACCAACAACTACCAGAGAACCTAGAACAACAACTAAAGCACCAACCACCACTGATAAACCAATAACCGAAATTCTAAGTTCAACAACCACACCAGAAGTTACAACACCAAAAACAAAAGAACCTGCCTCAACAACCAGTGCACAGAcaacaattcaggaagcaaccacTGCGACTCTAACAACAACCAATACAACTGAAGTGCTAAAAACAACAACTGAAGCATCAACCACAAGAACAActgcaccagccactacaaccGTTACACCAACAACTACCGGAGAACCTAGCACCACAACTAAAGCACCAACCACCACTGAACGACCAGTAAGTGAAATTCAAAGGTCTACCACCACACCAGAGGTTCCAACACCAAAAACTAAAGAACCAGCCTCAACAACCAGTGCACAGTcaacaattcaggaagcaaccacCACAACTAGAACAAAAAACACCACAACTGAAACAACTCCGTCAACAACTAAAAGACTAATTACAACAAAATTTGCAACAGCTACCACCACATTACGACCTACAACAGAACACAGAG GTGGCTCTTTGCATTGTATGGCCTGCACAGATGACAAGTGTGAAACCACAACAGAAAAGAAATGTGGCTCAGAGACAATGTGTGTTATTGCTTCCATTCAAG CCACTTCATCAGGAACTACAGAAAACAAAATCTACAAAGATTGTGCACCATCCATCCTGTGTCAAAAGCCAGGCATTCAGCTATTTTCAGCCAACTTGGGTTTTTCAAGCGTACGTGCATCTGTAAAATGCTGCAACAATGACAACTGCAACTCACAAAATCTTCCCA tGCCTGGATCTCAGTCATCCAACAAACTGCGGTGTATCGTTTGTGACCCCAAAACTTCCACATATAACTCAACTGTTTCATGTTTAGGAGAGGAAAACAGCTGCTTGACAGCCACAG TGAAACACGGATACACAACTTACCCAGTGTGTGGCTGTGTAACTGAAAATACATGTGTAGCAGCTAAAGTCCTGCAAAGTCTACCATTCATGGAACAAGTTGGGAACATCACCAGTGGACCAGGTTGTTGTGGACAAAGTGAGTGTAACCAGCAAAAAACGACTGAAGCACCAATTTCAACAAGTGAAaaacgagccacttcaactgctgcACCAACAACTGAAGAACTTACCAGAAGAAGTAAAGCACCAGACACCACAATTGAAGAGAGAGCAACAGTCTCTAAAGTACCAGTAACTGAAAAGGTAAGCCCCAAAACTCCTAGATCAACAATGACAACTAAGGAAGAAGCCACCACAACTGAAGTGCCAGAAATAAGCACTgatgcaccagccactacaatTGATACACCAACAACTACCAGAGAACCTAGAACAACAACGAAAGCACCAACCACCACGGATAATCCAATAACCGAAATTCTAAGTTCAACAACCACACCAGAAGTTCCACCACCAAAAACAAAAGAACATGCCTCAACTACCAGTGCACAGAcaacaattcaggaagcaaccacTGCAACTCGAACAACAACCAATACAACTGAAGTGCTAAAAACAGCAACTGAAGCATCAACCATAAGAACCACTGCATCAGCCACTACAACTGATGCACAAACAACAACTGAAGAAGCAACCACCACCTCTACAACACCAATCACTGCAACTGAAAAACCTTCCACAACAACTGACGCACCCACCTCAACCACTGAACCAGCAACGACAACTAAAGGGCCAAAAACAACCACAGATGCACCAGCCACTAAAATCGATACACCAACAACTACCAGAGAACCTAGAACAACAACGAAAGCGCCAACCACCACTGATAAACCAATAACCGAAATTCTAAGTTCAACCACCACACCAGAAGTTACAACACCAAAAACTAAAGAGCCAGCCTCAACAACCAGTGCACAGAcaacaattcaggaagcaaccacCGTGACTTTAACAACAACCATTACAACTGATGTGCCAAAAACAACAACTGAAGCATCAACCACAAGAACCCctgcaccagccactacaactgatgcacaaataacaactgaagaagcaaccaccaccaccacaacaccAATCACTGCAACTGAAAAACCTTCCACAACAACTGACGCACCCACCTCAATCACTGAACCAGCAACAACAACTAAAGGGCCAAAAACAACCACAgatgcaccagccactacaaccatTACACCATCAACTACCGGAGAACCTAGCACCACAACGAAAGTACCAACCACCACGGATAAACCAATAACCGAAATTCTAAGTTCAACAACCACACCAGAAATTCCACCACCAAAAACAAAAGAACCTGCCTCAACTACCAGTGCACAGAcaacaattcaggaagcaaccacTGCGACTCGAACAACAACCAATACAACTGAAGTGCTAAAAACAACAACTGAAGCATCAACCACAAGAACCActgcaccagccactacaaccGTTACACCAACAACTACCGGAGAACCTAGCACCACAACTAAAGCACCAACCACCACTGAACGACCAATAAGTGAAATTCAAAGGTCTACCACCACACCAGAGGTTCCAACACCAAAAACTAAAGAACCAGCCTCAACAACCAGTGCACAGTcaacaattcaggaagcaaccacCACAACTAGAACAACAAACACCACAACTGAAACAACTCCGTCAACAACTAAAAGACTAATTACAACAAAATTTGCAACAGCTACCACCACATTACGACCTACAACAGAACACAGAG GTGGTTCTTTGCATTGTATGGCCTGCACAGATGACAAGTGTGAAACCACAACAGAAAAGAAATGTGGCTCAGAGACAATGTGTGTTATTGCTTCCATTCAAG CCACTTCATCAGGAACTACAGAAAACAAAATCTACAAAGATTGTGCACCATCCATCCTGTGTCAAAAGCCAGGCATTCAGCTATTTTCAGCCAACTTGGGTTTTTCAAGCGTACGTGCATCTGTAAAATGCTGCAACAATGACAACTGCAACTCACAAAATCTTCCCA TGCCTGGATCTCAGTCATCCAACAAACTGCGGTGTATCGTTTGTGACCCCAAAACTTCCACATATAACTCAACTGTTTCATGTTTAGGAGAGGAAAACAGCTGCTTGACAGCCACAG TGAAACACGGATACACAACTTACCCAGTGTGTGGCTGTGTAACTGAAAATACATGTGTAGCAGCTAAAGTCCTGCAAAGTCTACCATTCATGGAACAAGTTGGGAACATCACCAGTGGACCAGGTTGTTGTGGACAAAGTGAGTGTAACCAGCAAAAAACGACTGAAGCACCAATTTCAACAAGTGAAaaacgagccacttcaactgctgcACCAACAACTGAAGAACTTAACAGCAGAAGTAAAGCACCAGACACCACAATTGAAGAGAGAGCAACAGTCTCTAAAGTACCAGTAACTGAAAAG TTCAACAACCACACCAGAAGTTCCACCACCAAAAACAAAAGAACCTGCCTCAACTACCAGTGCACAGAcaacaattcaggaagcaaccacTGCGACTCGAACAACCAATACAACTGA